One Setaria italica strain Yugu1 chromosome II, Setaria_italica_v2.0, whole genome shotgun sequence DNA segment encodes these proteins:
- the LOC101773032 gene encoding probable 6-phosphogluconolactonase 2, which produces MERESATTYEPKRNSEIRVFESFDDISTDLAEYISQISEISVKERGYFAIALSGAPLVSFLWKLCEAPYNKTLDWSKWYIFWTDERAVAKNHAESNYKLTKEGFLAKVPILNGHVYSINDNATVEDAATDYEFVIRQLVKVRTIGVSESNDCPKFDLILLDMGSDGHVASLFPNHPALELKDDWVTYITDSPQPPPERITFTLPVINSASNIAIVATGDDKVKAVHLAVSDGTEGPDAPALLPARMIHPTDGKLVWFLDKAAAASLEANNGDASYDEHAEYRL; this is translated from the exons ATGGAAAGGGAATCAGCTACCACATATGAGCCAAAAAGGAACAGTGAAATAAGGGTTTTTGAGAGTTTTGATGATATCTCAACAGATCTGGCTGAGTATATCTCACAAATTTCAGAAATTTCTGTCAAAGAAAGGGGATACTTTGCTATTGCCCTATCTGGAGCCCCCCTAGTCAGTTTTTTGTG GAAACTTTGTGAAGCCCCATACAACAAGACCCTGGATTGGTCCAAATGGTACATCTTCTGGACTGACGAACGTGCTGTAGCAAAGAATCATGCTGAGAGTAACTATAAGCTAACAAAAGAAGGATTCCTCGCCAAG GTACCTATTCTTAATGGCCATGTCTACTCCATAAATGACAATGCCACAGTGGAGGATGCAGCAACAGACTACGAATTCGTCATCAGGCAGCTGGTCAAGGTCCGGACAATCGGGGTCTCAGAGAGCAACGACTGCCCCAAGTTTGATCTCATCCTCCTTGACATGGGCTCTGATGGTCATGTGGCCTCGCTGTTCCCCAACCACCCTGCCCTTGAGCTGAAAGACGACTGGGTCACCTACATCACTGACTCCCCGCAGCCTCCACCCGAGAGGATCACCTTCACTCTCCCAGTAATCAACTCGGCTTCCAACATAGCGATAGTGGCTACTGGCGACGACAAGGTGAAGGCCGTGCACTTAGCGGTTTCTGACGGCACTGAAGGTCCTGATGCTCCCGCGTTGCTGCCTGCAAGAATGATCCACCCGACGGACGGGAAGCTGGTGTGGTTCCTGGACAAGGCCGCGGCAGCATCCCTCGAGGCTAACAACGGTGATGCCTCCTACGACGAGCATGCCGAGTACCGACTTTGA